Proteins encoded together in one Miscanthus floridulus cultivar M001 chromosome 16, ASM1932011v1, whole genome shotgun sequence window:
- the LOC136510103 gene encoding probable pectinesterase 53 produces MQGCRVHAIARNYGALTAQNRQSLLEDTGFSFVNCRVTGSGALYLGRAWGTFSRVVFAYTYMDNIIIPRGWYNWGDPTREMTVFYGQYKCTGPGANYAGRVQWSRELTDEEAKPFISLDFIDGFEWLRL; encoded by the exons atgcAGGGGTGCCGTGTGCACGCGATCGCGCGGAACTACGGCGCGCTGACGGCGCAGAACCGGCAGAGCCTGCTGGAGGACACGGGGTTCTCGTTCGTGAACTGCCGGGTGACGGGGTCCGGCGCGCTCTACCTGGGCCGCGCCTGGGGCACCTTCTCCCGCGTCGTCTTCGCCTACACCTACATGGACAACATCATCATCCCGCGCGGCTGGTACAACTGGGGCGACCCCACACGGGAGAT GACGGTGTTCTACGGGCAGTACAAGTGCACGGGGCCCGGCGCGAACTACGCCGGCAGGGTGCAGTGGTCGCGGGAGCTCACCGACGAGGAGGCCAAGCCCTTCATCTCGCTCGACTTCATCGACGGCTTCGAGTGGCTCCGCTTGTAG